Proteins encoded within one genomic window of Calonectris borealis chromosome 1, bCalBor7.hap1.2, whole genome shotgun sequence:
- the TRIM24 gene encoding transcription intermediary factor 1-alpha isoform X2 encodes MKQLCEVTKKITPFLTSLIKSVGVIRCPICGQECAERHIIDNFFVKDTTEVPSSTVEKSNQVCTSCEDNAEANGFCVECVEWLCKTCIRAHQRVKFTKDHTVRQKEEVSPEAVGVTSQRPVFCPYHKKEQLKLYCETCDKLTCRDCQLLEHKEHRYQFIEEAFQNQKVIIEMLITKLMEKTKYIKYTGKQIQNRILEVNQNQKQVEQDIKVAIFTLMVEINKKGKALLHQLETLAKEHRMKLLQQQQEVAGLSKQLEHVMNFSKWAVSSGSSTALLYSKRLITYRLRYLLRARCDASPVTNNTIQFHCDPSFWAQNIFNLGSLVIEDKETPPHMPKSPVMERNLQPPGSLPSNQLSKFPTQISLAQLRLQHMQQQVMAQRQQAQRRAGPVGLPNPRMPGAMQQPPASHQAPPRLIHFQNHSPKSNGSALPAQQMRFPQNQNLPRQAIKPNPLQMAFLAQQAIKQWQIGSGQTSTALSTASSTTSTPSSPTVTSAVGCDGKTYGPPVIDLSSPVGSSYNLPSLPDIDCSGNITLDNVVRKDGTAEQNQPKPPSNRTVQSPNSSVPSPGLSGGVSVTNIHPPIRSPSASSVGSRESSGSSSRPPGADSTHKVPVVMLEPIRIKQESSAPNENFDFPIVIVKQETDEESRPRNATFSRSILTSLLLDSNHNSTSDEAVLRTDAPDSTDDQPGVLQENTSSGKTGWIGPPHTGEGRKEDDPNEDWCAVCQNGGELLCCEKCPKVFHLSCHVPTLMSFPSGEWICTFCRDLSKPEVEYDCDKPAHSSEKRKLEDTVGLAPIDRRKCERLLLYLYCHEMSLAFQDPVPPTVPDYYKIIKKPMDLSTIKKRLEVTNSFYTKPEDFVADFRLIFQNCAEFNEPDSEVADAGMKLEAYFEELLRNLYPERKFPVQPSCQSEKDNPELNDDSDDDFVQPRKKRLKGEDRQLLK; translated from the exons GTCTGCACAAGTTGTGAAGACAATGCGGAAGCTAATGGTTTTTGTGTGGAATGTGTAGAATGGTTGTGCAAGACCTGCATCAGAGCTCACCAGAGGGTTAAATTCACAAAGGATCATACAGTAAGACAGAAAGAGGAAGTATCTCCAG AGGCAGTTGGTGTGACCAGTCAGCGACCTGTGTTTTGCCCTTACCACAAAAAAGAGCAGCTGAAGTTGTATTGTGAAACCTGTGACAAGCTGACCTGCCGAGACTGTCAGTTACTAGAACACAAAGAGCACAG GTACCAGTTTATAGAAGAAgcttttcaaaaccagaaagtgaTCATTGAGATGCTAATCACCAAACTGATGGAGAAGACTAAGTACATAAAATATACAGGGAAGCAGATCCAAAACAG AATTCTTGAAGTGAATCAGAATCAAAAGCAGGTGGAACAGGATATTAAAGTTGCCATATTTACTCTGATGgtagaaataaacaaaaagggaaaagctCTGCTGCATCAGTTGGAG ACTCTGGCAAAAGAGCATCGGATGaaacttctgcagcagcagcaggaagtgGCAGGTCTCTCTAAACAGCTGGAACATGTCATGAATTTTTCCAAATGGGCGGTTTCCAGTGGAAGCAGCACAGCACTACTGTACAGCAAACGCTTG ATTACATATCGACTACGGTATCTTCTCCGAGCAAGGTGTGATGCTTCACCAGTGACTAACAATACCATCCAGTTTCACTGTGATCCTAGCTTCTGGgctcaaaatattttcaatctaG GTTCTTTGGTAATTGAAGATAAAGAAACCCCACCACATATGCCCAAGAGCCCTGTCATGGAAAGAAACTTACAGCCACCAGGCAGCTTACCTTCAAACCAGCTGTCTAAGTTCCCAACGCAGATAAGTTTAGCTCAGCTCCGACTCCAGCACATGCAGCAACAGGTCATGGCTCAGAGACAGCAAGCTCAACGCAGAGCAGGTCCAGTAGGTTTACCAAATCCAAGAATGCCAGGAGCCATGCAGCAGCCTCCTGCTTCTCATCAG GCACCTCCACGCTTGATTCATTTTCAGAATCATAGCCCCAAGTCCAACGGTTCAGCTCTTCCTGCACAACAGATGAGATTTCCCCAAAATCAGAACCTACCAAGGCAAGCAATAAAGCCCAACCCGTTGCAAATGGCATTCTTGGCACAGCAAGCTATAAAACAG tgGCAGATCGGTAGTGGGCAAACTTCAACTGCCCTTTCAACTGCAAGCAGCACAACATCTACTCCATCCAGCCCCACAGTCACTAGTGCTGTAGGATGTGATGGGAAGACATATGGTCCTCCTGTGATAGATTTGAGTTCTCCAGTGGGTAGCTCCTACAATCTACCATCTCTTCCTGAT ATTGATTGTTCAGGAAACATCACACTGGATAATGTTGTAAGGAAGGATGGCACTGCAGAGCAGAATCAGCCCAAACCCCCTTCAAACAGAACTGTGCAGTCACCAAATTCATCGGTACCATCACCAGGCCTCTCAG GAGGAGTCAGTGTGACAAACATACACCCTCCAATTCGTTCACCCAGTGCCTCCAGTGTTGGGAGCAGAGAGAG TTCTGGCTCCTCCAGCAGGCCACCAGGAGCTGATTCAACACACAAAGTCCCAGTTGTTATGTTGGAGCCGATCAGAATTAAACAGGAGTCAAGTGCACCAAATGAGAACTTTGATTTCCCAATTGTTATAGTGAAGCAAGAAACAGATGAGGAATCCCGGCCTCGGAAT GCCACCTTTTCAAGAAGCATACTTACTTCATTGCTGTTAGATAGCAATCATAATTCCACTTCTGATGAAGCTGTCTTAAGAACAGATGCACCAGACAGCACAGATGATCAACCAGGGGTTCTGCAGGAGAACACATCCAGTGGGAAGACAGGATGGATAGGCCCCCCCCACACTGGGGAGGGCAGGAAAGAGGATGATCCCAATGAAGATTGGTGTGCAGTATGTCAAAATGGAGGGGAGCTCCTTTGCTGTGAGAAGTGTCCCAAAGTATTCCATCTTTCTTGTCATGTCCCTACATTGATGAGCTTTCCAAG CGGAGAGTGGATTTGTACATTCTGTCGGGATTTGTCCAAGCCAGAAGTTGAATATGACTGTGATAAACCCGCTCacagctctgaaaaaagaaaattggaagaCACTGTGGGTTTGGCACCAATAGACCGTAGG AAGTGTGAAAGACTGCTGCTATACCTCTACTGTCATGAAATGAGTCTTGCTTTTCAAGATCCAGTTCCTCCCACA GTTCCTGATTACTACAAAATAATCAAAAAGCCTATGGACTTGTCAACCATTAAGAAAAGACTTGAAGTGACCAATTCATTCTACACAAAGCCGGAAGATTTTGTGGCTGATTTCAGACTGATTTTCCAAAACTGTGCTGAATTTAATGAG CCTGATTCAGAAGTGGCTGATGCCGGCATGAAACTTGAAGCGTACTTTGAAGAACTTCTAAGGAACCTTTATCCTGAGAGGAAGTTCCCTGTACAACCCAGCTGCCAGAGTGAAAAAGATAATCCAGAACTTAACGATGACTCGGATGATGACTTTGTACAGCCCCGGAAAAAACGCCTCAAAGGAGAAGACCGTCAGTTGCTTAAATAA